In one window of Posidoniimonas corsicana DNA:
- a CDS encoding nucleotidyltransferase family protein yields the protein MASFRSFAIVPAAGRSYRMGRQKLLLPFAGRPLIEHTLQAWTASAVERVVVVVRHGESTLRSLCEDLPVDVACVESSPDMRASIEAGLDFLQSTWQPSNHDAWLTAPADLPTLSSGLVNALVDAYDPKEPAVWAPESSGRRGHPVLLPWAAADSVRSLPSGAGLDQLLTEVEVRTVSVSGDDLPRDIDTPEDYRRLVRASPHAHRPRSRVDAG from the coding sequence ATGGCTAGTTTCCGGTCATTCGCAATCGTGCCGGCCGCGGGGCGGAGCTACCGCATGGGGCGGCAGAAGCTGCTGCTCCCGTTTGCTGGGCGGCCCCTGATCGAGCACACGCTGCAGGCATGGACGGCTAGCGCCGTTGAGCGGGTGGTGGTCGTTGTGCGCCACGGTGAATCTACGCTCCGATCGCTCTGCGAAGACTTGCCGGTCGACGTTGCTTGCGTCGAGTCCTCGCCCGACATGCGAGCATCAATAGAAGCGGGGTTGGACTTTCTGCAGTCGACCTGGCAGCCCAGCAATCATGACGCGTGGCTGACCGCGCCGGCGGACCTGCCGACGCTGTCGTCAGGGTTGGTCAATGCACTTGTCGACGCTTACGATCCGAAGGAGCCAGCGGTGTGGGCCCCGGAGTCCTCCGGCCGGCGGGGGCACCCGGTGCTCCTGCCTTGGGCCGCTGCCGATTCCGTGCGGTCGCTTCCTAGTGGAGCGGGGTTGGATCAGTTACTGACGGAAGTGGAGGTCCGGACGGTGTCCGTTAGCGGCGACGACCTGCCCCGGGATATCGACACCCCTGAGGACTACCGCCGACTTGTCCGAGCGAGCCCGCACGCACACCGCCCCCGTTCAAGAGTCGATGCTGGCTGA
- a CDS encoding xanthine dehydrogenase family protein molybdopterin-binding subunit — protein MPNTSLNARDRQASDGSFDEQLLAEERYELREQPRYSFRTDRRAFVQTLGAGLVVAAASSHVAAQRRGGRRRVAPEELSDRLHIGEDGRVTLFTSKVEVGQGSRTQLTQAAAEELSLPLDQIELVMADTLLCPDDGGTAGSRTTPSTVPRVRSACAAARVRLAAAAAATLGVAVDQVELRDGAFQGPDGLSIGLGELAKQEPLAGGDPGNDQRRVELRRVEQWHVMGESVPKVGAREIVTGAHRYTSDIQLPGMLYGKVLRAPAYNAKLISYSTDTAQTLDGVRVVEDASFVGCVAPTSHQAANAIEAIVATAEWQRGEHPSSSGLDEHLRSTADGARASRRGGREWGEAPSDDVGLKTLSASYSIAYIQHAPMEPRAAVAKWEDGMLTVWTGTQQPARVHGELREAFGLPAERVRVIVPDTGGGFGGKHTGEAAVEAARLAKGAGRPVSLRWTREEEFTWAYFRPAGVIDVNAAVDADGRLRHWDFTNINSGGSAIETPYRSPSGRTRFLQADSPLRQGSYRALASTANVFAREAAMDELAQMAGIDPLSFRLAHLEAGRLRDVLESVAEKSNFKRRWEAGEPVGLACGTEKGSFVAACAEAIIEQGAIRVKSVCQAYECGAIHNPANVRSQVEGSIVMGLGGALTEQIEFENGAISNPSFSTYSTPRMADLPELDVVLLDRQDLPSVGAGETPLIAVAPAIANALYRGTGTPRRTMPLQVLG, from the coding sequence ATGCCGAACACGTCACTGAATGCCCGCGATCGCCAAGCATCGGACGGCTCGTTCGACGAGCAACTCCTCGCCGAGGAACGTTACGAGTTGCGCGAGCAGCCGCGGTATTCGTTCCGAACCGATCGTCGCGCCTTCGTGCAGACTCTCGGCGCCGGCCTCGTGGTTGCTGCCGCCTCCTCGCACGTGGCGGCGCAACGCCGCGGCGGTCGGAGACGCGTCGCCCCCGAGGAGCTTTCCGACCGGCTGCACATCGGCGAAGACGGCCGGGTCACCCTTTTCACCAGCAAGGTTGAAGTAGGGCAGGGGTCGCGCACGCAGCTCACCCAGGCCGCCGCGGAAGAGCTCAGCCTACCGCTCGACCAGATCGAGCTGGTGATGGCCGACACCCTCCTCTGCCCAGACGACGGCGGCACAGCCGGCAGCCGGACGACGCCATCCACCGTGCCCCGCGTGCGGTCGGCGTGCGCCGCGGCCCGCGTGCGGTTGGCGGCGGCAGCCGCGGCGACGCTCGGCGTCGCCGTGGACCAGGTCGAGCTGCGTGACGGAGCCTTTCAGGGGCCTGATGGCCTCTCGATCGGTTTGGGGGAACTCGCCAAGCAGGAACCTCTTGCGGGCGGCGATCCCGGCAATGACCAACGTCGCGTCGAGCTCAGGCGGGTTGAACAGTGGCACGTGATGGGCGAATCTGTTCCGAAGGTCGGCGCGCGGGAGATCGTCACCGGCGCCCACCGGTACACGTCCGACATCCAACTCCCCGGCATGCTCTACGGCAAAGTGCTGCGGGCGCCGGCGTACAACGCAAAGCTCATCAGCTACAGCACCGATACCGCGCAAACGTTGGACGGCGTAAGGGTGGTCGAGGACGCAAGCTTCGTTGGTTGCGTTGCCCCCACCTCGCACCAGGCCGCAAACGCGATCGAAGCGATCGTAGCCACCGCCGAGTGGCAGCGTGGAGAGCACCCGAGCAGCAGTGGGTTGGATGAGCACCTCCGAAGCACCGCAGACGGCGCGAGGGCAAGCCGTCGGGGTGGGCGAGAGTGGGGAGAGGCGCCGAGCGACGACGTGGGGCTCAAGACGCTCTCGGCGAGCTACTCGATCGCGTACATCCAGCATGCCCCAATGGAGCCGCGCGCGGCGGTCGCGAAGTGGGAAGACGGGATGCTCACCGTTTGGACCGGCACCCAGCAGCCGGCCCGCGTGCACGGCGAGCTGCGTGAGGCGTTCGGTTTGCCCGCCGAGCGAGTGCGCGTAATCGTGCCGGACACGGGCGGCGGATTCGGCGGCAAGCACACCGGCGAGGCGGCGGTCGAGGCGGCCCGGCTCGCCAAGGGCGCCGGCAGGCCGGTTTCGCTGCGGTGGACTCGCGAGGAGGAGTTCACCTGGGCATACTTCCGTCCCGCCGGGGTGATCGACGTGAACGCGGCGGTAGATGCCGACGGCCGGCTGCGCCACTGGGACTTCACCAACATCAACTCCGGCGGTTCAGCAATCGAGACGCCCTACCGATCGCCGAGCGGCCGCACCCGCTTCCTGCAGGCGGACTCGCCACTCCGCCAGGGGTCTTACCGGGCGCTGGCGTCTACGGCCAACGTGTTCGCCCGCGAGGCGGCGATGGACGAGCTGGCTCAGATGGCTGGCATTGACCCGCTCAGCTTCCGACTCGCCCACCTAGAAGCCGGCCGGCTGCGGGATGTGCTCGAGTCGGTAGCTGAGAAGAGCAACTTCAAACGACGCTGGGAGGCGGGCGAGCCGGTCGGGCTGGCCTGCGGAACGGAGAAGGGCTCGTTCGTGGCTGCATGCGCCGAGGCGATAATTGAGCAGGGCGCTATCCGAGTGAAGTCGGTGTGCCAGGCGTACGAGTGCGGCGCCATCCACAACCCGGCCAATGTCCGCTCGCAGGTCGAGGGCTCGATTGTAATGGGGCTTGGCGGCGCGCTCACCGAGCAGATCGAGTTTGAGAACGGCGCCATCAGCAACCCGTCGTTTTCTACCTACTCAACTCCCCGGATGGCCGACCTGCCGGAGCTTGACGTGGTGCTGCTTGACCGCCAGGATCTGCCGTCGGTGGGGGCCGGTGAAACGCCCCTGATTGCTGTGGCGCCGGCCATCGCCAACGCGCTGTACCGGGGGACAGGCACTCCGCGCCGGACGATGCCGCTGCAGGTGTTAGGCTAA
- a CDS encoding DUF6690 family protein, with translation MLARPVAMTGMLGAAVGVPYAIHNPPQDWPDWSSPPAASAPADPAAAPAPVATAPPEVPGPQYPTAGAYGSPMPLEGGGFYPVEQVLRMDVTKDWVYRNWPRKSTGLAEPGLFGVRVPLVTGTGMNDLAGSLSYYFNATGQVDKIRFRGTTADTNRVIALAQRQYGLAWQPPRTPGEQLLQSREGGKVVGQLRTFPEPVLWNTKPHGSYGVDLEFNRPGSGHYVTNDTPKLQVPPDTTAAAAAPAEAAKAEKPPAPAATSPQLQNAKRPDFRWPN, from the coding sequence GTGCTCGCCCGACCCGTCGCCATGACCGGCATGCTCGGCGCAGCGGTTGGCGTGCCGTACGCCATTCACAACCCACCGCAGGACTGGCCGGACTGGTCCTCCCCCCCTGCCGCGTCAGCGCCGGCCGACCCCGCGGCTGCGCCGGCGCCGGTAGCCACTGCGCCGCCTGAGGTTCCCGGGCCACAATACCCCACCGCGGGGGCGTACGGCAGCCCGATGCCGCTGGAGGGGGGCGGCTTCTACCCGGTCGAGCAGGTCCTGCGGATGGACGTCACCAAGGACTGGGTCTACCGGAACTGGCCACGGAAGTCGACCGGGCTGGCCGAGCCCGGCCTGTTCGGCGTGCGTGTGCCATTGGTCACCGGCACCGGGATGAACGACCTGGCCGGGTCGCTCTCCTACTACTTCAACGCAACCGGCCAGGTTGACAAGATCCGCTTCCGCGGGACCACCGCCGACACCAACCGCGTGATTGCGCTCGCGCAGCGTCAGTACGGGCTCGCGTGGCAACCGCCGCGTACGCCTGGCGAGCAGCTGCTGCAGTCTCGCGAGGGCGGCAAGGTGGTCGGCCAGCTGCGGACGTTCCCGGAGCCGGTGCTGTGGAACACCAAGCCGCACGGCAGCTACGGCGTCGACCTTGAGTTCAACCGGCCCGGCTCGGGGCACTATGTCACGAACGACACGCCGAAGCTCCAAGTGCCCCCCGACACGACCGCCGCTGCTGCGGCCCCGGCGGAGGCAGCAAAGGCTGAGAAACCGCCGGCCCCGGCGGCCACCAGCCCACAGCTCCAGAACGCTAAGCGTCCTGATTTCCGTTGGCCGAACTAG
- a CDS encoding GNAT family N-acetyltransferase, which translates to MLRAMPGDFTIGPCEPADLRAALTLVLRTLPADQRAPLVDSLAKLQDEPLGAFQALLVAKQGDALAAAVWGQPQPGKGCSLWPPQAESGEPSTELTSALIQRVTAIADKAGVSITQTLAEHRYGPLHRALVACGFVDLAELRYLQWRPQTHHPAPPSDAVEFAPFDERRQNRLERLVSRTYQGTLDFPELDGARNVADVLHGYKAVGEYDPTLWKYIRQGEQDVGVLLLAEHPESQQLELVYVGVAPEARGRGLGAAAVAEAQRVALDRGAQRLVLAVDARNEPAQDIYRRAGLREWARRHAYLRRNGAPPPVG; encoded by the coding sequence ATGCTCCGCGCTATGCCCGGTGATTTCACAATTGGCCCATGCGAGCCTGCCGATCTGCGGGCAGCGCTAACGCTGGTGCTCCGCACGCTGCCCGCCGACCAGCGGGCGCCGCTGGTGGACTCGCTCGCCAAGCTGCAGGACGAACCGCTCGGCGCGTTCCAAGCGCTGCTTGTCGCCAAGCAGGGAGACGCCCTGGCGGCCGCTGTGTGGGGGCAGCCTCAGCCTGGAAAGGGCTGCTCGTTGTGGCCTCCGCAGGCGGAGTCGGGGGAGCCGTCAACGGAGCTGACCAGCGCGCTGATCCAACGGGTTACAGCGATCGCCGACAAGGCGGGCGTTTCGATCACGCAGACGCTGGCGGAGCACCGCTATGGCCCGCTGCACCGGGCGCTGGTGGCGTGCGGCTTTGTCGATCTTGCCGAGCTGCGGTACCTGCAGTGGAGGCCGCAAACCCACCACCCTGCCCCGCCATCTGACGCCGTTGAGTTCGCGCCGTTTGACGAACGCCGCCAAAACCGCCTTGAGCGCCTGGTCAGCCGGACCTACCAGGGCACGCTCGACTTCCCAGAGCTGGACGGGGCGCGCAACGTGGCCGACGTGCTGCACGGCTACAAGGCGGTGGGCGAGTACGATCCAACGCTCTGGAAGTACATCCGCCAAGGCGAGCAAGACGTTGGCGTGCTGCTGCTTGCCGAGCACCCCGAGTCGCAGCAGTTGGAACTGGTCTACGTAGGGGTTGCGCCGGAGGCGCGGGGGCGCGGCCTTGGCGCCGCCGCGGTGGCCGAGGCGCAGCGCGTGGCTCTAGATCGCGGAGCGCAACGCCTGGTCCTTGCGGTGGACGCGCGCAACGAACCGGCGCAGGACATCTACCGCCGGGCCGGCCTGCGGGAGTGGGCGCGGCGCCACGCCTACCTCCGTCGCAACGGCGCGCCGCCGCCTGTCGGGTGA
- a CDS encoding DnaA ATPase domain-containing protein, with translation MRDPGGTQEVVKDDAAAEMPQEDADDDRRFASTLRNVVGEKRHKAWFEGRVGFDLSSNDTLVVIAGSTLECDCLRKHFKAELKQACRAAGLGSRSIEFVVDAAVAPTPARQDRPAEPDEPAVKAAPAPKAPPKPSEAPGFLVSDSNREAAKLAELIAAGSPAPSPVVLWGRGGTGKTHLLRAIADGFRSRHRRKRVVRLTAEEFTSGFVEAVHGRTLASFRGRCRGVDLLLIDDIHFLLGKQKTLEELQYTLDTLAAQGADVVLTSDRSPAELRKMSGELLSRLGAGVAVEIAPPDHSLKSRLVERFAQQSGVRLEPAAVRMIASGLIGGAWEIRGVVNKLGLSSRLLDLDICEKAVGRAIDDMNRVSTPSVGVKQIQDAVCSVFGVETGVIKSKRRTKSATEPRMLAMWLSRKYTQSAWSEIGDQFGNRSHSTVISACRRMDELLGSEASVHVAGRPCGLQEAVRLVETALRTA, from the coding sequence ATGCGCGACCCAGGAGGCACACAGGAAGTGGTCAAGGACGATGCGGCGGCAGAGATGCCGCAAGAAGACGCCGATGACGACCGCCGGTTTGCCTCCACGCTCAGGAACGTCGTGGGCGAGAAGCGGCACAAGGCATGGTTCGAGGGGCGAGTCGGGTTCGACCTCTCCAGCAACGACACGCTGGTTGTGATCGCTGGCAGCACACTAGAGTGCGACTGCCTGCGGAAGCACTTCAAGGCAGAACTGAAGCAGGCCTGCAGAGCCGCTGGTCTCGGGTCCCGAAGCATCGAGTTTGTCGTCGACGCTGCCGTGGCGCCGACGCCCGCTCGACAGGATCGCCCGGCGGAGCCCGACGAGCCCGCTGTGAAGGCCGCCCCCGCGCCCAAGGCGCCGCCGAAGCCCAGCGAAGCGCCCGGCTTTCTTGTCAGCGACTCCAACCGCGAGGCCGCCAAGCTGGCCGAGCTGATCGCAGCCGGCAGCCCGGCGCCCTCGCCGGTGGTGCTGTGGGGACGCGGCGGCACGGGCAAGACGCACTTGTTGCGGGCTATCGCCGATGGCTTTCGCTCGCGGCACCGCCGCAAGCGGGTGGTTCGGTTGACGGCCGAGGAGTTTACGTCCGGTTTTGTCGAGGCGGTGCACGGACGCACGCTCGCCAGTTTCCGAGGCCGCTGCCGCGGCGTCGACCTGTTGCTGATCGACGACATCCACTTCCTGCTCGGCAAGCAGAAGACGCTCGAGGAGCTGCAGTACACACTCGACACACTCGCCGCCCAGGGCGCCGACGTGGTGCTGACCAGCGACCGCAGCCCGGCCGAGCTCCGCAAGATGAGCGGCGAGCTGCTGTCGCGGCTCGGCGCAGGAGTAGCGGTCGAGATCGCCCCGCCCGACCACAGCCTCAAATCGCGACTGGTCGAGCGGTTCGCGCAGCAGTCGGGAGTGCGGCTCGAGCCGGCCGCGGTGCGGATGATCGCCAGCGGGTTGATCGGCGGCGCCTGGGAGATCCGGGGCGTCGTCAACAAGCTGGGCCTCTCCAGCCGTCTGCTCGACCTGGATATCTGCGAGAAGGCCGTTGGCCGCGCCATCGACGACATGAACCGCGTCAGCACGCCGAGCGTTGGCGTTAAGCAAATCCAGGATGCGGTCTGCAGCGTGTTCGGAGTCGAGACCGGCGTCATCAAATCGAAGCGACGCACCAAGAGCGCCACCGAACCGCGTATGCTGGCGATGTGGCTTTCGCGGAAGTACACGCAATCCGCATGGAGCGAGATCGGCGACCAGTTTGGCAACCGCAGCCACAGCACCGTCATCTCAGCGTGCCGGCGGATGGACGAGCTTCTGGGCAGCGAGGCCTCGGTCCATGTCGCGGGCAGGCCCTGCGGCCTGCAGGAGGCGGTTCGGCTGGTCGAGACCGCCCTGCGAACCGCGTAG
- a CDS encoding sugar phosphate isomerase/epimerase family protein produces the protein MILGYNTNGFAHHSLRQSIEVLASLGFRAVAITIDHDVLSPLDAHNLQQLDRTAELLQRCNLRCVVETGCRYLLDPLNKHEPTLVSPDERARNERVAFYRYAIDVAERLDAACVSLWSGVVRDDAPEQVATQRLSAGLRDVLSHAAERGVTVAMEPEPGMLIDTVDSYRRLVGSLDAPGELRLTLDIGHLHCNGELPIADVIRSSADQIVNVHIEDMRAGAHEHLLFGDGEIDFPPVIAALQESGYEGPLCVELSRHSHMAPEAARRSIEFLAPLLE, from the coding sequence ATGATCCTCGGCTACAACACCAACGGGTTCGCCCACCACTCCCTACGGCAGTCGATCGAGGTGCTCGCCTCGCTCGGTTTCCGGGCGGTCGCCATCACCATCGACCACGACGTGCTCAGCCCGCTAGACGCACACAACCTTCAGCAGTTGGACCGGACGGCCGAGCTGCTGCAGCGGTGCAACCTTCGGTGCGTGGTCGAGACCGGCTGCCGCTACCTGCTGGACCCACTGAACAAGCACGAACCGACGCTCGTTTCGCCTGACGAACGGGCTCGCAACGAGCGGGTCGCATTCTACCGGTACGCGATCGATGTCGCCGAGCGGCTCGACGCCGCCTGCGTATCGCTCTGGTCGGGTGTGGTCCGAGACGACGCGCCCGAGCAAGTGGCGACCCAACGGCTCTCCGCCGGCCTGCGGGATGTGCTGAGCCACGCCGCGGAGCGGGGCGTGACGGTGGCGATGGAGCCCGAGCCGGGCATGCTGATCGACACCGTCGACTCGTACCGCCGGCTCGTCGGCAGCCTCGACGCGCCGGGGGAGCTGCGGCTGACGCTCGACATCGGCCACCTGCACTGCAACGGCGAGCTGCCGATCGCCGACGTAATCCGTTCGTCCGCCGACCAGATCGTCAACGTGCATATCGAGGATATGCGGGCCGGCGCGCACGAACACCTGCTGTTCGGCGATGGCGAAATCGACTTCCCGCCGGTCATCGCCGCGCTGCAGGAGAGCGGTTACGAAGGGCCGCTGTGCGTCGAGCTGAGCCGCCACAGCCACATGGCGCCCGAGGCGGCCCGGCGGTCGATCGAGTTCCTCGCTCCGCTGCTCGAGTAG
- a CDS encoding sugar phosphate isomerase/epimerase family protein, whose product MKLAFSSNAYLSYPFDETCRRIAAAGYQGIEILADVPHAWPAGLLDCQKQAIRDALSRHGLTISNINAFMMNAVADQRQPYWHPSWTDPDPHYRAIRREHTLRSLRLAKDLGAPHITTEPGGPEFDGQPRAAAAEVFYEELMPCVELAADLGVGLLIEPEPELLIEKFDQYLEFVERIDASCVGLNFDIGHAYCVGEDPQDWVERMQSHTVHYHLEDIASTRVHQHLIPGDGAIDFAATINAIRATGYDGWLTVELYPYGDDPDSAARRARDYLLPLVDHA is encoded by the coding sequence ATGAAACTCGCCTTCAGCTCCAATGCCTACCTGTCGTACCCGTTCGACGAGACCTGCCGCCGCATCGCCGCGGCCGGCTACCAGGGGATCGAGATCCTGGCCGACGTGCCCCACGCCTGGCCGGCGGGGCTGCTGGACTGCCAGAAGCAGGCCATCCGCGACGCGCTATCGCGGCACGGGCTAACGATCTCCAACATCAATGCGTTCATGATGAACGCGGTGGCGGACCAGCGTCAGCCGTACTGGCACCCGAGCTGGACCGACCCCGATCCGCACTACCGCGCAATCCGCCGCGAGCACACGCTGCGTTCGCTGCGTTTGGCCAAGGACCTCGGCGCTCCGCACATCACCACCGAGCCAGGAGGCCCGGAGTTCGACGGGCAGCCACGCGCCGCTGCGGCCGAGGTCTTCTACGAGGAGCTGATGCCGTGCGTCGAGCTGGCGGCGGATCTGGGCGTTGGCTTGCTGATCGAACCGGAGCCGGAGTTGCTGATCGAGAAGTTCGACCAGTATCTAGAGTTCGTCGAACGAATCGACGCTTCGTGCGTGGGGCTCAACTTCGACATCGGCCACGCGTATTGCGTCGGAGAAGACCCGCAGGATTGGGTTGAGCGCATGCAGTCGCACACGGTGCACTATCATCTCGAAGATATCGCGTCGACCAGGGTCCACCAGCACCTGATCCCGGGCGACGGCGCCATCGACTTCGCTGCAACGATCAACGCCATCCGCGCCACCGGTTACGACGGCTGGCTGACCGTCGAACTCTACCCTTACGGCGACGACCCCGACTCGGCCGCCCGCCGAGCGCGCGACTACCTCCTGCCCCTGGTCGACCATGCGTGA
- a CDS encoding (2Fe-2S)-binding protein yields the protein MTDRHSIKVNGQTHAVTTSSDRPLLDVLREDLGLTGTKYGCGEGECGACTVLIDGVATRSCITSVEEVADASVETIEGLAGDELHPVQQAFIDQRAMQCGYCVPGQVMNAVGLLREKPHATEAEIVEAMSGNLCRCCNYRNLRAAVLQATR from the coding sequence ATGACAGATCGGCACTCGATCAAAGTCAACGGTCAAACCCACGCCGTCACGACGTCCTCCGACCGTCCGCTGCTAGACGTGCTCCGCGAAGACCTGGGCCTCACCGGGACCAAGTACGGGTGCGGCGAAGGAGAGTGCGGGGCTTGCACCGTGTTGATCGATGGCGTCGCCACGCGGAGCTGTATCACATCGGTTGAAGAAGTTGCGGATGCCAGCGTCGAGACAATCGAAGGGCTCGCCGGAGACGAACTGCACCCCGTGCAGCAGGCGTTCATCGACCAGCGGGCGATGCAGTGCGGCTACTGCGTGCCGGGCCAGGTGATGAACGCGGTTGGCCTGCTCCGCGAGAAGCCCCACGCGACCGAAGCCGAGATTGTCGAAGCGATGAGCGGGAACCTATGCCGCTGCTGCAACTACCGCAATCTACGGGCGGCGGTCCTGCAGGCGACGCGGTAG
- a CDS encoding UbiA family prenyltransferase, which produces MRFSNVLTAVADVWMGMAVTLGGLPAPALTACLTLASVGLYLSGMVLNDVLDADEDARLRSTRPIPSGRISRREAATFGYGLMGLGLASAAAASAISGGPAPITIAGALAITVYAYDAWPKASPLKPMLMGACRALNVLLGMSVALGKLASGAPEFSHLRLGAIPLGLLIYIVGVTLFARSEAQRSSRAALTKGAGVALAGVVALATTPWLPGSGDLPQLRVTTLAWGLLWIVTALLIARRFVAAVLQPGPRTVQSAVGNAIQGVIVIDAALAWGYAGQLWGLAILALLPPTMLLSRRVLQT; this is translated from the coding sequence ATGCGGTTCTCCAATGTGCTGACCGCGGTGGCCGACGTGTGGATGGGCATGGCGGTGACGCTTGGCGGACTGCCCGCGCCTGCCCTGACCGCGTGCCTGACCCTTGCGTCGGTCGGGCTCTATTTAAGCGGCATGGTGCTGAACGACGTGCTCGACGCGGATGAGGACGCGCGGCTCCGCTCGACCCGCCCGATCCCGTCGGGGCGGATCAGTCGCCGTGAGGCCGCCACCTTCGGCTACGGGTTAATGGGGCTGGGTTTGGCGTCCGCGGCGGCCGCATCGGCGATCAGCGGTGGACCGGCGCCGATCACCATCGCCGGCGCGCTGGCGATCACCGTCTACGCGTACGACGCCTGGCCCAAGGCGAGCCCGCTCAAGCCGATGTTGATGGGCGCGTGCCGAGCCCTGAACGTGCTGCTCGGGATGTCGGTAGCGCTGGGCAAGCTTGCCTCTGGAGCACCGGAGTTCTCTCACCTGCGGCTTGGGGCGATTCCGCTTGGCTTGCTGATCTACATCGTTGGCGTGACGCTGTTTGCCCGATCCGAGGCCCAGCGCAGCAGTCGAGCGGCGCTGACCAAGGGCGCCGGCGTGGCGCTGGCCGGCGTCGTGGCTCTGGCGACCACGCCTTGGCTGCCCGGCTCCGGAGACCTGCCCCAGCTCCGCGTGACGACGCTCGCCTGGGGACTGCTGTGGATAGTAACGGCCCTGCTTATCGCGAGGCGGTTCGTCGCGGCGGTGCTCCAGCCGGGCCCTCGCACGGTCCAGTCGGCGGTCGGCAACGCCATCCAGGGCGTGATCGTCATCGACGCGGCGCTGGCGTGGGGGTACGCTGGTCAGTTGTGGGGGCTGGCCATCCTGGCGTTGCTGCCCCCCACCATGCTCCTCTCAAGACGTGTCCTACAGACATGA
- a CDS encoding THUMP-like domain-containing protein yields MTTTPDLTDIRWLVGDEAAAVLADLAASPAPLHTVAAQLRRTHSAERTGLLLEQLELRERGTAKFSRAERMYFTRVGLQQATDEWVAGYKASRFAGLPAVADVCCGVGGDLVALSAVSNATGIDSCPIVSVLAAANLRAYEGAGDCIRTESASAASVRELDAWHADPDRRAAGWRTTQLAFHSPDAATLDAMLHAQPNAAVKLAPAAEAPDAWAESCEQQWLSRRGECRQLCVWFGALSQSPGLRRATRLGDDGQICGDFIGRVGAPERVAQSLGGFLYEPNPSVLAAKLTDDLADTLGLLRVSRGVGYLAGEEPVEHPLVSGFRIDDTLPLKPKTIAGYLRERGVGRLEIKHRGVPLEPDRLRKQLKLSGTAEATLIAFPHAGRNVAAVATRL; encoded by the coding sequence ATGACGACGACCCCTGATCTCACCGACATCCGCTGGCTTGTTGGCGACGAGGCCGCGGCGGTGCTGGCCGACCTTGCCGCCAGCCCGGCGCCGCTGCACACAGTCGCCGCTCAGCTACGCAGGACGCATTCCGCCGAGCGAACCGGGCTGCTGCTCGAGCAGCTCGAACTGCGCGAGCGCGGCACAGCGAAATTCAGCCGGGCCGAGCGGATGTACTTCACCCGCGTCGGGTTGCAGCAGGCGACCGACGAGTGGGTCGCGGGCTACAAGGCGTCACGGTTCGCCGGACTCCCAGCGGTCGCGGATGTCTGCTGCGGGGTTGGCGGCGACCTCGTCGCGTTGTCCGCGGTCAGCAATGCGACCGGCATCGACAGTTGCCCGATCGTCTCGGTGTTGGCAGCGGCAAACCTCCGGGCGTATGAGGGCGCCGGCGACTGCATTAGGACCGAATCGGCAAGCGCGGCGAGCGTCCGTGAGCTTGACGCCTGGCACGCCGATCCCGACCGCCGTGCGGCCGGATGGCGGACGACCCAGCTGGCGTTTCACTCTCCAGACGCCGCTACCCTCGACGCCATGCTTCATGCGCAGCCAAACGCGGCAGTAAAGCTTGCGCCGGCCGCAGAGGCGCCAGACGCATGGGCCGAGTCTTGCGAGCAGCAGTGGCTCAGCCGCCGCGGTGAGTGCCGCCAGCTCTGCGTTTGGTTCGGCGCCTTATCGCAGTCGCCCGGACTGCGCCGCGCGACAAGGCTCGGCGACGACGGCCAGATCTGCGGGGACTTTATCGGCCGGGTCGGCGCGCCCGAGCGCGTAGCGCAATCGCTGGGCGGCTTCCTCTACGAACCCAACCCGTCGGTGCTGGCCGCCAAGCTTACCGACGATTTGGCTGACACACTTGGTCTGCTCCGGGTCTCCCGCGGCGTCGGCTACCTTGCTGGCGAAGAGCCGGTCGAGCATCCGCTCGTTTCAGGGTTCCGCATTGATGACACGCTGCCGCTGAAACCAAAGACCATCGCCGGGTACCTGCGAGAACGCGGCGTAGGGCGACTAGAGATCAAGCACCGCGGCGTGCCGCTCGAACCCGACCGGCTTCGCAAGCAGCTCAAACTGAGCGGAACTGCGGAGGCGACCCTGATCGCCTTTCCGCACGCCGGACGGAACGTGGCGGCGGTCGCCACCCGCCTGTGA